In Indicator indicator isolate 239-I01 chromosome 16, UM_Iind_1.1, whole genome shotgun sequence, one genomic interval encodes:
- the MEX3B gene encoding RNA-binding protein MEX3B: MPSSLFADMERNGSGGGGGGGGGGGGETLDDQRALQIALDQLSLLGLDNDEAGSIYDSEPRKKSVNMTECVPVPSSEHVAEIVGRQGCKIKALRAKTNTYIKTPVRGEEPLFVVTGRKEDVAMARREIISAAEHFSMIRASRNKNTALNGTVPGPPNLPGQTTIQVRVPYRVVGLVVGPKGATIKRIQQQTHTYIVTPSRDKEPVFEVTGMPENVDRAREEIEAHIAMRTGGIIELTDENDFHANGTDVGFELNGTGSLWSKPTPPSITPTPGRKPFCSYRNDSSSSLGSASTDSYFGSGTGTGGGARLADYSPPSPALSFTHNGNNNNNSANGYVYGGGGGSDVLSSPECCSDLPFDSPPGFDLAPAPPPGAALIWPQFERGPAAPPSPASSPAAAFPGAAPANANLALLVSGPRRGGGAPPPARLSPPLHGSAAGSEHPLARRVRSDPGGRLLAASYPLYANGLGSHLPGLPSDSSASSSSSSSSSSSSSCSSSGMRRKGSRDCSVCFESEVIAALVPCGHNLFCMECANRICEKTEPQCPVCHSAVTQAIRIFS; encoded by the exons ATGCCCAGCTCGCTTTTTGCAGACATGGAGAGGAAcgggagcggcggcggcggcggcggtggtggtggtggagggggaGAGACCCTGGATGACCAAAGAGCCCTTCAGATCGCCCTGGATCAGCTctccctgctggggctggacaACGACGAGGCGGGCTCCATTTACGACAGCGAGCCTCGGAAAAAGAGCGTGAACATGACTGAATGCGTCCCGGTGCCCAGCTCGGAGCATGTCGCTGAGATAGTGGGGAGACAAG GTTGTAAAATCAAAGCTCTGCGGGCAAAGACGAACACCTACATCAAGACCCCGGTTCGCGGGGAGGAGCCGCTCTTTGTTGTGACGGGCAGAAAGGAAGATGTGGCCATGGCCCGCAGGGAGATCATCTCGGCGGCCGAGCACTTCTCCATGATCCGAGCCTCGCGGAACAAGAACACAGCCCTGAACGGCACCGTTCCCGGCCCCCCGAACCTGCCCGGCCAAACCACCATCCAGGTGCGGGTGCCTTATCGCGTGGTGGGCTTGGTCGTGGGGCCCAAGGGAGCCACCATCAAGCGCATCCAGCAACAGACGCACACCTACATCGTGACCCCGAGCCGGGACAAGGAGCCGGTCTTCGAGGTGACGGGTATGCCTGAGAACGTGGACCGGGCCCGGGAGGAGATCGAGGCACACATCGCCATGCGCACCGGAGGCATCATCGAGCTGACAGACGAGAACGACTTCCACGCTAACGGCACGGACGTGGGCTTCGAGCTGAACGGCACGGGTAGCCTCTGGAGCAAACCCACGCCACCCAGCATCACGCCTACCCCGGGCCGCAAGCCCTTCTGCAGCTACCGCAACGACAGCTCCAGCTCGCTGGGCAGCGCCTCCACCGACTCCTACTTCGGGAGCGGCACGGGGACGGGCGGCGGGGCCCGCCTGGCCGACTATAGCCCCCCGAGCCCGGCACTCAGCTTCACCCACAACGgcaacaataataacaacagcGCCAACGGCTACGTGTACGGCGGGGGCGGTGGCAGCGACGTCCTCTCCTCCCCGGAGTGCTGTTCCGATCTGCCCTTCGACTCGCCGCCCGGCTTCGACCTggcgcccgccccgccgccgggGGCCGCCCTCATCTGGCCGCAGTTCGAGCGCGGCCCCGCCGCGCCCCCCTCGCCCGCGTCCTCCCCCGCCGCCGCCTTCCCGGGCGCCGCGCCCGCCAATGCCAACCTGGCGCTGCTGGTGAGCGGCCCCCGGCGGGGCGGTGGCGCCCCGCCCCCGGCGCGGCTCTCCCCGCCCTTGCACGGCAGCGCGGCAGGGTCCGAGCACCCGCTGGCGCGGCGGGTGCGCAGCGACCCCGGCGGGCGGCTGCTGGCCGCCTCCTACCCGCTCTACGCCAACGGGCTGGGCTCGCACCTGCCGGGGCTGCCCTCCGACTCGTcggcttcctcttcctcctcgtCCAGCTCCTcgtccagctcctcctgctcgtCGTCGGGCATGCGGCGGAAGGGCAGCCGCGACTGCTCGGTCTGCTTCGAGAGCGAGGTGATTGCGGCGCTAGTGCCCTGCGGCCACAATCTCTTCTGCATGGAGTGCGCCAACCGTATCTGCGAGAAGACGGAACCGCAGTGCCCCGTCTGCCACAGCGCCGTCACCCAGGCTATCCGCATCTTCTCCTGA